The following proteins are co-located in the Phoenix dactylifera cultivar Barhee BC4 unplaced genomic scaffold, palm_55x_up_171113_PBpolish2nd_filt_p 001566F, whole genome shotgun sequence genome:
- the LOC120108813 gene encoding uncharacterized protein LOC120108813 isoform X1: MQDMCMLQPKFPPISNQPSSNWCPPHLNHIDNQGSAPTHMWTFESHDPAVGANHPLSLLTPTPRVIQMNSPSSVMECLPTMNQGASSLNPMTSYLADNLALNNGNSATDSTLNRMTQLCNQDIQSLRRVDDISERQIQQLPWDTCATPAPNFLPGRVSANTLLTHTAEQKISMSRDKVNHSRSI, from the exons ATGCAAGATATGTGCATGCTCCAACCAAAATTTCCACCTATTTCAAATCAACCATCCAGCAACTGGTGTCCACCTCATCTGAATCATATTGACAATCAAGGGAGTGCTCCTACTCACATGTGGACCTTTGAATCTCATGATCCAGCAGTTGGTGCCAACCATCCACTTTCACTGCTGACACCAACACCCAGAGTTATACAAATGAATTCGCCAAGTTCAG TCATGGAGTGCCTACCAACTATGAATCAAGGTGCAAGTTCTTTGAATCCAATGACATCCTACTTGG CAGACAACCTTGCACTTAACAATGGCAACTCTGCAACAGATTCTACCCTGAACAGAATGACTCAGCTTTGCAATCAAGACATTCAAAGTTTGAGAAGGGTCGATGACATAAGCGAGCGACAAATCCAACAACTACCCTGGGACACCTGCGCGACTCCAGCTCCTAATTTTCTTCCTGGGCGAGTCTCTGCTAATACCTTATTAACTCATACAGCTGAACAGAAAATTTCCATGTCCCGAGACAAGGTCAATCACTCGAGGAGCATTTAA
- the LOC120108813 gene encoding uncharacterized protein LOC120108813 isoform X2, with protein sequence MQDMCMLQPKFPPISNQPSSNWCPPHLNHIDNQGSAPTHMWTFESHDPAVGANHPLSLLTPTPRVIQMNSPSSVMECLPTMNQGASSLNPMTSYLDNLALNNGNSATDSTLNRMTQLCNQDIQSLRRVDDISERQIQQLPWDTCATPAPNFLPGRVSANTLLTHTAEQKISMSRDKVNHSRSI encoded by the exons ATGCAAGATATGTGCATGCTCCAACCAAAATTTCCACCTATTTCAAATCAACCATCCAGCAACTGGTGTCCACCTCATCTGAATCATATTGACAATCAAGGGAGTGCTCCTACTCACATGTGGACCTTTGAATCTCATGATCCAGCAGTTGGTGCCAACCATCCACTTTCACTGCTGACACCAACACCCAGAGTTATACAAATGAATTCGCCAAGTTCAG TCATGGAGTGCCTACCAACTATGAATCAAGGTGCAAGTTCTTTGAATCCAATGACATCCTACTTGG ACAACCTTGCACTTAACAATGGCAACTCTGCAACAGATTCTACCCTGAACAGAATGACTCAGCTTTGCAATCAAGACATTCAAAGTTTGAGAAGGGTCGATGACATAAGCGAGCGACAAATCCAACAACTACCCTGGGACACCTGCGCGACTCCAGCTCCTAATTTTCTTCCTGGGCGAGTCTCTGCTAATACCTTATTAACTCATACAGCTGAACAGAAAATTTCCATGTCCCGAGACAAGGTCAATCACTCGAGGAGCATTTAA
- the LOC120108813 gene encoding uncharacterized protein LOC120108813 isoform X3 produces the protein MQDMCMLQPKFPPISNQPSSNWCPPHLNHIDNQGSAPTHMWTFESHDPAVGANHPLSLLTPTPRVIQMNSPSSVMECLPTMNQGASSLNPMTSYLDSTLNRMTQLCNQDIQSLRRVDDISERQIQQLPWDTCATPAPNFLPGRVSANTLLTHTAEQKISMSRDKVNHSRSI, from the exons ATGCAAGATATGTGCATGCTCCAACCAAAATTTCCACCTATTTCAAATCAACCATCCAGCAACTGGTGTCCACCTCATCTGAATCATATTGACAATCAAGGGAGTGCTCCTACTCACATGTGGACCTTTGAATCTCATGATCCAGCAGTTGGTGCCAACCATCCACTTTCACTGCTGACACCAACACCCAGAGTTATACAAATGAATTCGCCAAGTTCAG TCATGGAGTGCCTACCAACTATGAATCAAGGTGCAAGTTCTTTGAATCCAATGACATCCTACTTGG ATTCTACCCTGAACAGAATGACTCAGCTTTGCAATCAAGACATTCAAAGTTTGAGAAGGGTCGATGACATAAGCGAGCGACAAATCCAACAACTACCCTGGGACACCTGCGCGACTCCAGCTCCTAATTTTCTTCCTGGGCGAGTCTCTGCTAATACCTTATTAACTCATACAGCTGAACAGAAAATTTCCATGTCCCGAGACAAGGTCAATCACTCGAGGAGCATTTAA